From the Pontibaca methylaminivorans genome, the window AACCGGGGTCGGAAGTTTCCTCGGCAGTTTCGCCAATACCCCCGCCCATGACCTTGGCGCGGCGATGCTCGAAGCGGTGGTCGCACGCGCCGGCATCGACAAATCCGAAGTCAGCGAGACCATCCTCGGGCAGGTGCTGACCGCGGCGCAGGGGCAGAACCCGGCGCGCCAGGCGCATATCAAGGCCGGCCTGCCGCAGGAAAGCGCCGCCTGGCTGGTCAATCAGGTCTGCGGCTCGGGGCTGCGCTCGATCGCGCTGGCCGCCCAGCACATCCAGCTTGGCGATGCCGAAATCGTCGCCGCCGGCGGGCAGGAAAACATGTCGATGGCCCCCCATGCCGCCAATCTGCGGCAGGGCCAGAAGATGGGCGACCTGAAATATATCGACACGATGATTCGCGACGGGCTCTGGGACGCTTTCAACGGCTATCACATGGGCAACACCGCCGAGAACGTGGCCGGCCAGTGGCAAATCAGCCGCGAACAGCAGGACGAATTCGCCGTCGCCAGCCAGAACAAGGCCGAAGCCGCCCAGAGCGCCGGCAAGTTCAAGGACGAGATCGTCCCCTTCACCATCAAGACCCGCAAGGGCGACGTGGTGATGGAAAGCGACGAATATATCCGTCACGGCGCCAATATCGAGGCCATGCAGAAGCTGCGCCCGGCCTTCACCAAGGAAGGCACCGTCACTGCCGGCAACGCCAGCGGCATCAACGACGGCGCGGCCGGAGTGCTGCTGATGAGTGCCGACAACGCCGAAAAGCGCGGGATCGAACCGCTGGCGCGGATCGTGTCCTACGCCACGGTCGGGCTCGACCCCTCGATCATGGGCGTCGGTCCGATCGGTGCCAGCCGCAAGGCGCTGGAAAAGGCCGGCTGGAAAGCCTCGGACCTCGACCTGGTCGAAGCCAACGAAGCCTTTGCCGCGCAGGCCTGCGCCGTCAACAAGGACATGGGCTGGGATCCCGAGATCGTGAATGTGAACGGCGGTTCGATCGCCATCGGGCACCCGATCGGCGCCTCGGGCGCGCGCATCCTGAACACGCTGCTGTTCGAACTGAAGCGGCGCAACGCCAAGCGCGGCCTCGCCACGCTCTGCATCGGCGGCGGCATGGGCATCGCCCTGTGCGTCGAGCGCCCCTGATCCCGACCGAGACCGGCATCTGTCCGTCCGATCCGGGGCCCCGCGCCCCGGATCGGGCAGGCAAGGTGCCCGCAACATTGTTGCGCATCCCTGGGCGTGTCGGTAACGTCCTTGCGAATCCCTGACCCTTACCTGGAGAGTAACATGGCACGAACAGCACTCGTCACCGGCGGCAGCCGCGGCATCGGTGCGGCGATCTCGAAGGCATTGAAGGCAGCCGGCTACAACGTAGCGGCCACCTATGCCGGCAATGACGAGGCCGCTGCTGCATTTACCAGCGAAACCGGCATCAAGACCTACAAATGGAACGTCGCCGACTACGATGAAAGCAAGGCCGGGATCGAAAAGGTCGAAGCCGAGGTCGGCCAGATCGACATCGTGGTGGCGAATGCCGGCATCACCCGCGACGCGCCGTTCCACAAGATGACCCCGGAGCAGTGGAAGGATGTCGTCGACACCAACCTGACCGGTGTCTTCAACACCGTTCACCCCGTCTGGCCCGGCATGCGCGAGCGCAAGTTCGGCCGCGTCATCGTCATCAGCTCGATCAACGGGCAGAAGGGACAGTTCGCCCAGGTCAACTATGCGGCGACCAAGGCCGGCGATCTCGGGATCGTGAAGTCGCTTGCCCAGGAAGGCGCGCGCGCCGGCATCACCGCCAACGCGGTCTGCCCGGGCTATATCGCCACCGACATGGTGATGGCGGTTCCGGAAAAGGTCCGCGAAAGCATCATCGCGCAGATTCCGGCCGGGCGCCTTGGCGAACCCGAGGAAATCGCCCGTTGCGTGGTGTTCCTCGCCTCTGATGACGCGGGCTTCATCAACGGCTCGACCATCAGCGCGAACGGCGCGCAGTTCTTCGTCTGATCCGCGCCGGAACGCGACAGGTTCAATCAGGGCCGGCCATCCCAGGCCGGTCCTTTTGCTGCGGGGCTTTCGATGGAGCAACAGCGCGCCACCATGATCGGCTTCGGAGCGGTCCTGCTCTGGTCGCTGCTGGCGCTGCTCACCGTCTGGTCGGCCCCGGTGCCGCCGCTCCTGCTGAACGCAATCTGCTTTGCGATCGGCGGGACGATCGGCATCCTCTGGTGCCGCGCCACCAATTCGCTGGCCGAGCTGCGCCGGGTGTCATGGCGGGTCTATGTCTTCGGCACGCTCGGGCTGTTTGGCTACCACGCGCTCTATTTCTCGGCCCTGCGGCTTGCCCCGGCGGCCGAGGCCGGACTCATTGCCTATCTCTGGCCGCTGCTGATCGTGCTGTTCTCGGGCCTGCTGCCCGGCGAATCCCTGCGTCCCGGGCATCTTGCGGGTGCCCTGCTCAGCTTTGCCGGGGCGGCGCTGATCCTGACCGGCGCCGGTGATCTCGGCTTCAGGGCGCAATATCTGCCGGGCTATGGGCTCGCGCTGCTCTGCGCTCTCACCTGGTCGGGTTACTCGGTGCTTTCGCGGCTCGTCGGCCATGCGCCGACCAGTTCGGTCGCGGTGTTCTGCCTGCTGAGCGCATTGCTGTCGCTGCTGCTGCATCTCGTCTTCGAGCCGACCCGCTGGCCCGACGGCGCAACCGGGTGGCTTGCCACGCTCGGCCTCGGGCTCGGCCCGGTCGGGCTTGCGTTCTATCTCTGGGATGTGGGGGTGAAACGCGGGGATATTCAGCTTCTCGGCACCAGTTCCTATGCGGCGCCGCTGCTGTCCACGCTCATTCTGGTTCTCGCGGGCGTTGCCAGCGCCTCGTGGACGCTGGCTGTCGCCGCGCTGCTGATAACCGCCGGCGCCGTGGTCGCGGCCCGCGCCCGCCGGCGGGATTGATCTGGCGGCCGTCCTAGTGGGACAGGCGCTCGATCTCTTCCTTGAGCTTCAGCTTTTGCTTCTTGAGTTCAGTCACATACAGCCCATCCGTGCCCGGCGATCGTTCGGCCTGCTCGACCTCGTTGCTCAGCAGGCGATGCTTACGCTTCAGTTCCGTCAGATGCGCGTTCAGGCTCATGGCAAACCTCCTTCTGAACCAGATGCAGACTCAGTTGAACACATCTTCCCGAGTCTGTCACCAGCGATCCGGATCACATGGCTGACAACGTATGAATCCCGCCGCGGGTCCTCATGCCGGCCAGGGCAACGGCGCGCCGTCCCGCAGCACCGCCGCGATGTCCGGGCGGTAATCCTCGCGGCTCGTGCGGTGCGTGCCCTCGTGCAGTACGAGCGGCCAATGCTGGCGGAATGCCGCCCGTCCGCCCTTGCGGGCCCGCAGGATGGCCAGTTCGGGCTCCCGCCCCGCGCGCGCCGAAAGCGGCAGCAGTTCGACCGACCCGAGCCGCGCCTGCGCACAGGCCGCAAGCAGTTCGGGCAGCCGCGCAACCCGCTGGATCACGTGGAAACAGCCCCGCGCCGCCAGCCGCCGTGCCGCCGCCGCGACCCAGGCGCCAAGCTCCTCCCCGCCGCCGAGCGCCAGCGCCCGCCCCTCGTCGCGCGCACGGCTGTGGGCACCTGCCCTGAAATACGGCGGATTGGCGATCACATGGTCGAACTCCGCCTGCCGCAGCGGCGCGGGCAGGGCCGAAAGGTCAGCGACATGGACCATGGCGGGAATGCCGTTTTCTGCGGCATTGCGTCGCGCAAGCGCGGCATAGGCCGGCTGGATCTCGACCCCGACAAGGCAGAGATCCGGAACGCGCGCCCCAAGGCACAGCATCGCCGCCCCGGCCCCGCAGCCGAGGTCAAGCACCCGCTCTCCGCTCCGCGCCGGGATGCTGGCCGCCAGCAGGACCGGATCAGCCCCCGCGCGATAGCCCTTGCACGGCTGCCGCAGCCGCAGCCGGCCGCCAAGGAAACCATCACGGCTCAGCGCGTCCTCGGCAAAACTTTCGATCATCATCCGGCGGGCAGGATGTCATTGTCGCGCAGCACCGAAAGCGCGCGGTCGAAATCGGCCTCGCGCACCATCATGCGCCGGGGCAGAATTCCGATGCCACCTTCGAGGATGCTCATGTTTACGTCGAATTCAAAGCAGTCTATATCCTCGCCCCGAAGGAGAACGGATGCAAAGGCCATGACCGTCGGATCGGTGCTGCGCAGAAGTTCCTTCATGACTTCAGGATGTAAGGGCAAGTCAGCCGAAATGTCGAGCCGGGAAACGGACGCATGATGGACAGTATTCTCTCTCCGACGCCGCTTGACCGTCTCGCCGCCGAACTCGGCAGCGACATGGAAGCGGTCAGCACCCTGATCCGCAAGCGGATGGTGTCGCGCCATGCGCCGCGCATCCCCGAAGTGACCGCCCACCTGGTCGAGGCCGGCGGCAAGCGGCTGCGGCCCATGCTGACTCTCGCCGCGGCCCGGATCTGCGGCTACGAGGGGCCCTGGCATGTCCACCTCGCCGCAACGGTCGAATTCATCCATACCGCGACGCTGCTGCACGACGACGTGGTCGATGAAAGCGCCCAGCGCCGGGGCCGCCCCACCGCGAACCTGCTCTGGGACAACAAGTCGAGCGTGCTGGTCGGCGACTACCTGTTCGCCCGCAGCTTCCAGCTCATGGTCGAGCCCGGGAACCTGCGCGTGCTCGGGATCCTTTCGAACGCCGCCGCCACCATCGCCGAAGGCGAGGTGCTGCAGCTTTCCGCCGCGCGCGATCTCGCCACCGGCGAGGATACCTATCTCCAGATCGTCCGCGGCAAGACCGCGGCGCTGTTCTCGGCCGCGACCGAATCGGGCGCGGTGATCGCCGGCGCGCCGGAGGACCACGCCCGCGCGCTGTTCGAATACGGCGACGCCCTCGGCATCGCCTTCCAGATCGCGGACGACCTGCTCGACTACCAGGGTAACAGCAGCGCCACCGGCAAGAACATCGGCGACGATTTCCGCGACCGGAAACTCACCCTTCCCCTGATCAAGGCGATCGCCGCCGCAAGCCCCGAAGAACGCAGCTTCTGGAAACGGGTGATCGAGACCAGCCGGCAGGAAGAGGGCGACATCGACACCGCACTTGCGCTGATGGAGCGTCACGGCGCCCTTGCCGCGACCCGCGAGGACGCCCTTCGCTGGGCCGAACGCGCGCGCGACGCGCTCCGCACGCTCCCCGACCATCCGGTGCGCCACATTCTCCACGATCTAGCGGATTACGTCGTCGCCCGCCTCCTCTAGCCGAAGGCCAGGGCGGCAAATCCCGCGCCAAAGCCTTCTTCTGGCTCTAAATATCCCCGCCGGAGGCCCCCCGCCGCCGCAATCAGGCGCCAAGCTTGGCGTGGAGTTCCTCAAGGTCGATCTCGCCCACCGGCATCTTGTTGCCCGGATTTCCGGCATCGTAACGGAACAGCTCGAAATCCTGCTTGTAGATCTCGTAAACCAGATGCATCGAAAGGTCGTCGAAATACGCCTCGACCGGATGGGCACGCGTCGGCCCGTGGCCCTCGCTTTCGTTGAAGCGCGGAACCGCCGCCAGATCGACCGGGTGGCGCATCTCCATATTGGCCAGCACCTGCGTCATGCCCTCCTCGAAGGCTTCGGTCCAGATCACGCGGTCATAGGTGCCGCCATTGGCGATGAACGTGCCCACATGGCCCGACATTGCCGACCAGTGGATATCGGGCTCCATCGGGCGGCGGAAGCGGATCGTGTCACGGGCAAACAGCAGAAAGCGGCGGAACGAGCGGATCTGGTCGAACTCCTCCTGCCCGTCCTCGCCGCCGACCTCGATCCCGTAATTATAGATCAGTGACGGCACCAGATTGCCGCGATAGCGCCGCCCGTTGCGCTGGATACCGCAGATCTTGTCGAAGAACGACGAAAGGATCCGCGTATAGGGGTTGCGCACACAGGTAAAGCTGTAGCTCTCGTGCCCCAGCACATTGCGCCGGATCGGCTCCTGGCTGGTTTCGAAGGCCCATTTGTGCAGGCCCGTGTCGGCGTCGTGGATATCCCCGTCGAAGAACCGGCCGTGATCCGAATAATAGAGAATCTGGCCGATGGTCGAACAGGCGCATTTCGGCACGACCCGATAAACGACGCTGCCGCTTTCGGTCATCCAGGTACCGGGAAAATTCATACTGCACTCCTTGTGCGGCGCCACAGCACAGGCGCACCGCTCCAATCGAGAGAAAGCAGAGAAAGCCGGTTTATTCAATCGGCCATGGGCACTATCAAGCCCCTGTGTGTCGTTGAACAGTGTCGTTTTTTTCCATGGCTCGAATTGCCTATATCCTGCTCTGCCACAAGGATCCCGATACCGTCATCCGCCGGGCCCGGCAGCTGACCGCCGCCGGCGACTGCATGGCGATCCATTTCGATGCCCGCGCCAGCCGGTCCGATTACCGCCGCATCCGGGCCGCGCTCGACGGTGATCCGAACGTGAGCTTCGTGCGCCGGCCCGTGAAATGCGGCTGGGGCGAATGGTCGCTGGTCGAGGCGACGCTGCGGGCCACCGCCGCCGCGCTCGACGCCTTCCCCCGCGCCACGCATGTCTACATGCTCTCGGGCGACTGCATGGCGATCAAGTCGGCGCAATACGCCCATCGCTTCCTTGACGACATTGATGCCGACTTCATCGAAAGCTTCGACTTCTTCGAAAGCGACTGGATCAAGACCGGCATCCGCGAGGAACGGCTGATCTACCGCCATTTCCTCAACGAACGCCGCCACAAGCGCCTGTTCTATGCCTCGCTCGCGCTGCAGCAGGCGCTCGGCCTGCGGCGGCGGATCCCGGCCGATCTCGATATCCGGATCGGAAGCCAGTGGTGGTGCCTGCGGCGCCGCACGGTCGAAAGAATCATCGCCATGACGCAGGAGCGCCGCGACGTGATGCGCTTCTTCCGCACCACCTGGATCCCGGACGAGACCTTCTTCCAGACCCTCGTGCATCACCTGGTGCCCGAGGAGGAGATCCGCAGCCGCACCCTCACCTTCCTGATGTTTTCCGACTACGGGATGCCGGTCACCTTCTACAACGATCACTATAACCTGCTGCTGTCCCAGGATTATCTCTTCGCCCGCAAGATCAGCCCCGAGGCGCATGACCTGCACGAACGGCTCGGGACGCTCTATGCCGCACGCGACGCGGCGTTCCAGATCTCGAACGAGGGAACCAGCATCTATCGTTTCCTGACCGGGCGCGGCCGCATGGGGCGCCGCTTCGCCCCCCGGTTCTGGGAAACCGAAAGCTCGCTCGGGCGCGAGCGGGAACTGATGATCATCGCCTGCAAGAAATGGCATGTGGCCAAGCGCCTGGTGGGGCGGATCCGCACAACGGCCGGCCTGCCGGCGGTCGATTACCTCTTCAACGAGGAAACCACCCCCCTGCCCGACCTCGGCGGCATCCAGAAGACGCTCGAGAAACGCACCCGCCACCGCCGCGCATTGATGCGGATGCTGTTCGACTGGTTCGGGACCGACCGGCTCGTCATCTGCATGGATACGGCCAGTCTCGATCTCATGCATGATTTCTTTTCCGACCGCTCCGTCACCCGCCTGCTCGAGATCGAATGCCTCTATTCCGACGATTTCCTGAGCGGCCACGCAAAACGCATCGGGCTAGCCGGCGAACAGACCGATGCCGAGGCGCTCGACCGGCTGTTGCCGACGATCCGCAACGCCATCAATGACGAGGCCGACCTGATACGCGACGCCGGCTTCGCCCGCCACGGGCGCATCAGCGAAACCGCCTCGGTCGCGGCCAACGCGGCGGTGCTTGCCGAATTCCTGACCATTCCCGAGGCCACCGCGCTGGACCTCCTGCAGGGCGGCGACCTGTTCGACTGAGCGGCCCCGGGCGCAGGGCCCGGGAATCCTCCTTGCCCGGCGGCGCCAAAGCCATACCTTGAGAACAGTCCACGAGAGAACCCCCATGATCGCAAGAACCACCGATCTCGCCGCGCTGCTCGCCGACCCCGACCTGCTGGCGGACTGCGCCTATATCGACGGGCAATGGGTCGAAGGCGACGACGGCCGCTTCGACGTGCAGAACCCGGCCCGCGGCGATGTCATCGCCCGCGTCGCCGACCTGAGCCGCAGCCAGGTTGCGGGCGCCATCGCCCAGGCCGAGGCGGCACAGAAGGAATGGGCGCGCTGGACCGGAAAGGAGCGCGCCTCGGCGCTGCGCCGCTGGTTCGACCTCATGACGCGCCACCAGGACGATCTCGCCACGATTCTCACCGCCGAACAGGGCAAACCCCTTGCCGAGGCGAAAGGAGAAATCGCCTATGGCGCCGGTTTCGTCGAATTCTTCGCCGAAGAGGCCAAGCGCATCCGCGGCGAGATCCTGCCCGCCCATGCGCGTGACAAGCGCATCTCGGTGATCCGCCAGCCGATCGGCGTCGCCGCCGCGATCACGCCCTGGAATTTCCCGAACGCGATGATCGCGCGCAAGGCCGCGCCGGCGCTGGCCGCCGGCTGTTCCTTCATCGCCCGGCCCGCAGGCGCGACCCCGCTGTCGGCCCTTGCCATGGCCGTTCTGGCCGACCGCGCCGGCATCCCGGCCGGGATCTTCAACGTCGTGACCTCCTCCGCCGCCGGCGAGATCGGCAAGGAATTCTGCCGCAACCCATCCGTGCGCAAACTGAGCTTCACAGGCAGCACCGAGGTCGGGCGCATCCTGCTGCGCCAGGCGGCGGAACAGGTCAAGAAATGCTCGATGGAGCTTGGCGGCAATGCCCCCTTCATCGTCTTCGACGATGCCGACGTCGATGCCGCGGTCGAGGGGGCGATCCTCTGCAAGTTCCGCGCCAGCGGTCAGACCTGTGTCTGCGCCAACCGGATCTATGTGCAGGAGGGCATCCACGACAGCTTCGTGGAACGGCTGACGGCCCGGGTCGCAGAACTCAGGATCGGCGACGGGCTCGACCCGGGGGTCGACCTCGGCCCGCTGATCGACAGGGCGGCGGTCGAAAAGCTGCAGGGCCACATCGCCGATGCCCGGGAAAAGGGTGGCGAAGTGATCCTGGGCGGGGACACCGCCGACACCTCCGGCAGCTTCTTCCCCCCCACCATCCTCACCGGCGCCACCTCCGACATGCTGTTCGCGCAGGAGGAAATCTTCGGCCCGCTCGCCCCGATCTTCCGCTTCAGGGACGAAGACGAGGTGATCGCGCTCGCCAATGACACGATCTTCGGCCTCGCCTCATATTTCTACGCCCGCGACCTCGGGCGGGTGACACGGGTGGCCGAAGCCCTCGAATACGGGATCGTCGGCATCAACACCGGCCTCATCAGCACCGAGCTCGCCCCTTTCGGCGGCATCAAGCAATCCGGCCTCGGGCGCGAAGGCAGCCATCACGGCATCGACGAATATCTTGAACTGAAATACATCTGCACCTCGGTCTAGGGCCCGCACTCCGCCATCCCCTGCAGTTTCCGCATTCCACGCCTTCTTCTGGCCGGAAATATCCCGGGGGTGCGGGGGCAGCGCCCCCGCCAGCCACGCCACAATCGTCATGGCGGAAAAAAACAGGGCCATGCGCCGGCATGACCCTGTTGCTGTCTCCATCCCCGCGAGGGGTGGCGCGACCGGTTCCCCGATCAGTTCTTGGCGTAGAATTCGACGACCAGATGCGGCTCCATGATCGCCGCATAGGGCACGTCGCCCAGCGAAGGCGTGCGCACGAACCGCGCGGTCATCTTGCTGTGGTCCGCCTCGACGTAATCCGGCACGTCGCGCTCGGCGAGTTGCACCGCCTCGAGCAGCACGGCAAGCTGCCTGGACTTTTCGCGCACCTCGATCACGTCGCCCTCGCTCACCCGGTAGGAGGCGATATTGACGCGCTGCCCGTTCACCAGAACATGGCCGTGGTTCACGAACTGGCGGGCGGCAAAGATGGTCGGCACGAACTTGGCGCGATAGACCACCGCGTCCAGGCGCCGCTCCAGCAGGCCGATCAGGTTTTCACCGGTGTCGCCGCGCATGCGCTCGGCCTCGGCAAAGATGCGGCGGAACTGCTTTTCCGGCACGTCGCCGTAATATCCCTTGAGCTTCTGCTTCGCGCGCAGCTGGGTGCCGAAGTCGCTCATCTTGCCGCGGCGGCGCTGCCCGTGCTGGCCGGGGCCGTATTCGCGGCGGTTCACCGGGGACTTGGGGCGTCCCCAGATGTTTTCGCCCATGCGGCGATCGATCTTGTATTTGGCAGACGTGCGTCTGGTCACGGCTGATCTCCTTCAATATGGTCCCGTGCATCCGGCACGGGAGTGAAGGGCGTTGTCCTCTGGCACCGCGCGGGCCGACAGCACCATGTGATCCACTTGCATCACGTGACGCGGCAGCGTGCGGAACCTGACAGGAATCCCCTTGCGGGGGCCACCAACACCAAGTGGTCCGCGCTTACAGGCAGGCCCGGCAACTGTCAACGGCAAGCCGGCAGATGACGCCGTCAGATCGCCTGCATGAGTCGCAGCGCATCATGGATCGCGGCATGGATATTGCGCGAGGACACGGCATCGCCGATGCGGAACAGCCGGAAAGTGCCCTCCGGGTTCCGGACCATCCGCTGCGCCCGGCCCGAAAGCAGTGCCTCGTGATCCACCGCGCCGCCGTTCACGGACAGCGGCTTCAGCTCGAAATACAGCTCGTCCAGCGGCTGCGTGCCGTAATTCAGCACCACCATGTCATAGGTGGCCCGCTCGACCGCGCCGCCATAGTCGCTGCCGATCACCGCCTCGATCCGGTTGCCGGCCCGCGCAACCCCCAGCAGGCGGCGCCCGAGCGTGAAACGCACCTCCCGCCCCTGCAGCGCCCGCATGTAGGGTACGAGGTTCATCCCCATCACCTCGGGCGCAAGCGTGCGGTCGGGGGTCATCAGTTCGACCCGCGCCCCGGCCTCTGCCGCGATTTCGGCGGCCTGAAGCGCGGGCGGATCGCCGCTTTCGTCATGGATCAGCACATCGCCCGCCGGTTTCACGTCGCCGGCGATGATATCCCAGCAGGTGACAAGCTCCGCCTGCTCGCTGCGCTGCTCGAACAGCCGCGTCTGCGGCATCCCGCCCGTCGCCACAATCACCACGTCCGGGGCGCAGGCGGTCACGTCATCCGCTTCCGCCCAGGTGGAAAAGCGGAACTCCACGTCCCGTGCGGTGCATTGCTCCATGCGCCAGTCGATGATGCCGATCATCTCGCGCCGGCGCGGGCTCTGCGCCAGCAGCCGCACCTGGCCGCCCGGCGCGGGCGCGGCCTCGAACACGGTCACCTCATGCCCCCGGCAGGCCGCGACCCGCGCCGCCTCGAGCCCGCCGGGCCCGGCGCCCACAATGACGATGCGCAAAGGGTCGGACGCCGGGCCGATCACATGCGGAAGCGACAGCTCCCGCCCCGTCGCGGCATTATGGATGCAAAGCGCCTCGCCCCCCTGATAGATGCGGTCGAGACAGTAATTCGCGCCGACACAGGGGCGGATGTCCGCTTCATGCCCGCCGATGATCTTCGCGACGATATGGGGGTCGGCGATATGGGCCCGCGTCATGCCCACCATGTCAAGCAGCCCCTCGCCCACCGCGTGGCGCGCGGTCGCCACATCCTGAATCCGCGCGGCATGGAACACCGGCAGGGCCGTCTCGCGCCGGATCCGGCCGGCAAAGTCCAGATGCGGGGCGCTTTTCATCCCCTGGATCGGGATCACCTCCGTCAGGGCCGGATCGGTATGGATGCGCCCGCGAATCACGTTCAGGAAATCGACCAGCCCCGATGCGGACAGGCGGCGGACGATCTCGAGCCCCTCGGCCGCGTCGATCCCGCCCGGCGCGGCCTCGTCCGCCACATGGCGGATGCCGACGATGAAATCCTTTCCCACACGGGCGCGGATCGCTTCCAGAACCTCGACCGAAAACCGCATCCGGTTGTCAAGCGCATCACCGCCGTAAGCACCGTCCAGATCGTTGGTCAGCGGCGACCAGAACTGATCGAGCAGGTGGCCGTAGGCTTCGATTTCGATGCCGTCCATGCCGCCCTGCTGCATGCGCTCGGCCGCGTCCGCGAAATCGGCCTTGATGCGCTCCATGTCCCAATCCTCGATCAACTTGGGAAAGGCGCGATGCGCGGGTTCGCGGTGGCGGGACGGGGACAGCGAGGGCAGCCAGTCGCCGGTGTCCCAGCGCGTGCGCCGCCCCAGATGCGTAAGCTGGATCATCACCGCCGCGCCGTGCTCGTGACAGGCATCCGCAAGCCGGCGGATCCAGGGCACCACCTCGTCGCGATAGGCCAGGATATTGTTGAAGGCCGGCGGGCTGTCGCGGCTGACCGAGGTCGATCCCGCCGTCATGGCAAGGGCGATGCCACCCCGCGCGCGTTCGGCGTGATAGGCGATGTAACGCTCCATCGGCAGGCCGCCCTCGGCATAGGCGGGCTCATGCGCGGTGGTCATGATCCGGTTCCTGAGCGTCAGATGCTTCAGCCGGAACGGCTGCAACAGCGGATCCCCCGTCATCGGGCCCTCCCCGGATTCGTCGCTCTCATGCAGGCTCTCATGCCGGACAGTCTGCCCCGTAGCCCCCGGGCGGCGTCAAGCGGGTTTGCGGCGCCGGAGATAGGAAATGCGACCGCAACGCTCCCTTGCCTGCGGGGTCAGAGCCGCGCGCCGGGCGCCACCGGAAAGCCGCGCAGGAAATCCCCGGCTGCCTGCGGCCCCTTCCCGGCACGTTGCAGCCGGGTCAGCGCAAGCGCGCCGCTCCCGCAAGCGACGATCAGTTCGTCGCCCCCCGCCAGCACCTCGCCCGGCGCCGCGCCGCGTTGCGCGTGATCCGAAACATGCGCCGCAAGCAGCTTGACCCGCTGTTCCCCGATCATGCACCAGGCGCCCGGGAACGGCGACAGCCCGCGGATCCGCTGCCCGACCTCGTCGGCCGGCCGGGTCCAGTCCACGCGGGCCTCGGCCTTGTCGATCTTTTCGGCATAGGTGACGCTCGCCTCGGGCTGCGCCATCGGCACAAGCCGGTCGAGCCCGGCCAGCGCCGTCACGATCAGCCGCGCCCCGAGCGCGGCCAGCCGGTCATGCAGGCTGCCGGTCGTGTCATCCGCACGGATCGGCACTGCCTCGGTCAGCAGGACAGGTCCGGTATCGAGCCCCGCCTCCATCTGCATGATGGAAACGCCGGTTTCGCTGTCGCCGGCCATGATCGCGCGATGAATCGGCGCGGCCCCCCGCCAGCGCGGCAGAAGGCTTGCGTGGATATTGAGACACCCGAACGCCGGCGCGGCCAGCAGTTCGGGCGGCAGGAGCAACCCATAGGCCACAACCACCGCCACATCGGCGCCCAGCGCGACGAAATCATGCTGGACGGTGGCGTCCTTCAGCGACGGGGGATGGCGCACGCAAAGCCCGAGCACCTCGGCACGCTCATGCACCGGGCTCTTGCGGTCGCGCTTGCCGCGGCCGGCCGGGCGGGGCGGCTGGCAATAGACGGCAACGATCTCGTGCCCGTCCTCCGCCAGCGCATCGAGCGCCGGCACGGAGAAATCGGGCGTCCCCATGAAGATGACGCGCATCAGCCGCCTGCCCCGGCGCGGGCCCGTTCAGGCACGGGCCTGTTCACGCTTCAGCTTCTGCATCTTGCGGGTGATCATCTGCCGCCGCATCGGCGTCAGGTAGTCGATGAACAGCCGCCCGTTCAGGTGGTCGATCTCGTGCTGGACGCAGGTCGCCCAAAGCCCGTCGAAACCGGCCCTCCGCTCGCGCCCGTCGCGGTCGATCCATGTCAC encodes:
- a CDS encoding oxidoreductase, which encodes MTGDPLLQPFRLKHLTLRNRIMTTAHEPAYAEGGLPMERYIAYHAERARGGIALAMTAGSTSVSRDSPPAFNNILAYRDEVVPWIRRLADACHEHGAAVMIQLTHLGRRTRWDTGDWLPSLSPSRHREPAHRAFPKLIEDWDMERIKADFADAAERMQQGGMDGIEIEAYGHLLDQFWSPLTNDLDGAYGGDALDNRMRFSVEVLEAIRARVGKDFIVGIRHVADEAAPGGIDAAEGLEIVRRLSASGLVDFLNVIRGRIHTDPALTEVIPIQGMKSAPHLDFAGRIRRETALPVFHAARIQDVATARHAVGEGLLDMVGMTRAHIADPHIVAKIIGGHEADIRPCVGANYCLDRIYQGGEALCIHNAATGRELSLPHVIGPASDPLRIVIVGAGPGGLEAARVAACRGHEVTVFEAAPAPGGQVRLLAQSPRRREMIGIIDWRMEQCTARDVEFRFSTWAEADDVTACAPDVVIVATGGMPQTRLFEQRSEQAELVTCWDIIAGDVKPAGDVLIHDESGDPPALQAAEIAAEAGARVELMTPDRTLAPEVMGMNLVPYMRALQGREVRFTLGRRLLGVARAGNRIEAVIGSDYGGAVERATYDMVVLNYGTQPLDELYFELKPLSVNGGAVDHEALLSGRAQRMVRNPEGTFRLFRIGDAVSSRNIHAAIHDALRLMQAI
- the fmt gene encoding methionyl-tRNA formyltransferase, which translates into the protein MRVIFMGTPDFSVPALDALAEDGHEIVAVYCQPPRPAGRGKRDRKSPVHERAEVLGLCVRHPPSLKDATVQHDFVALGADVAVVVAYGLLLPPELLAAPAFGCLNIHASLLPRWRGAAPIHRAIMAGDSETGVSIMQMEAGLDTGPVLLTEAVPIRADDTTGSLHDRLAALGARLIVTALAGLDRLVPMAQPEASVTYAEKIDKAEARVDWTRPADEVGQRIRGLSPFPGAWCMIGEQRVKLLAAHVSDHAQRGAAPGEVLAGGDELIVACGSGALALTRLQRAGKGPQAAGDFLRGFPVAPGARL